In a genomic window of Rhododendron vialii isolate Sample 1 chromosome 12a, ASM3025357v1:
- the LOC131310840 gene encoding omega-hydroxypalmitate O-feruloyl transferase-like gives MENGGEPKFELVVEQGEKTLVPPAEETEKGLYFLSNFDQILNLENLEECLDVFVRTIYCFKSEDKGNGRANEIMNDALSKVLVRYYPLAGRLTMGPEGRLMVDCTGEGALFVEAEANCRIEDIGDGTKPDPVTLGKLVYDVSNVKSILEVPPLMAQVTKFKCGGFVLGLCMNHIMFDGIGAMQFVNSWGETARGLPLTIPPFLDRTILKARNPSEIQFPHHEYAEIEDKSDILNLLKQEILYRSFCFDPEKLENLKSKATEDRAITSCTTFEARSAFVWRARSRALNMRPDQETRLLFPVDSRSRFNPKIPPGYFGNAVVMTSSVCAAGELVENPLSFAVGIVKEAVKLVTYDYMRSAIDYTEVNRGRPSLTGTLMIAVWFRLSFHTMDFGWGGPIFMCPTTLPEKEVIMFLPHGRERKSINVLVGLPAPAMESFQELMQF, from the exons ATGGAGAATGGTGGAGAACCCAAGTTTGAACTTGTCGTCGAGCAAGGAGAAAAAACTCTTGTACCTCCAGCAGAGGAAACAGAGAAAGGTCTATACTTCCTCTCCAACTTCGACCAAATCTTGAACCTCGAAAACCTTGAAGAATGCCTAGACGTGTTCGTTCGCACGATTTACTGCTTCAAATCAGAGGACAAGGGAAACGGAAGAGCAAACGAGATCATGAACGATGCGCTGTCGAAAGTTCTTGTCCGTTACTATCCCTTGGCCGGGCGGCTGACGATGGGCCCCGAGGGCAGGCTGATGGTGGATTGTACAGGGGAAGGCGCTCTTTTCGTCGAGGCAGAAGCAAATTGCAGAATTGAGGACATTGGAGATGGCACAAAGCCTGATCCTGTGACTCTTGGGAAGCTGGTTTATGACGTTTCTAATGTCAAAAGTATACTTGAAGTGCCTCCTCTTATGGCTCAG GTGACAAAGTTCAAATGTGGAGGATTTGTCCTAGGCCTATGCATGAATCACATTATGTTTGATGGGATTGGGGCCATGCAATTTGTCAACTCATGGGGTGAAACTGCCAGAGGGCTACCGCTTACAATCCCTCCATTCCTCGACAGAACCATCCTCAAGGCTCGAAACCCGTCGGAGATCCAATTCCCCCACCACGAATACGCAGAAATTGAAGACAAATCCGACATCCTAAACCTCTTGAAGCAAGAAATCCTCTACCGATCATTCTGTTTCGACCCAGAAAAGCTCGAAAACCTCAAATCGAAGGCTACGGAGGACAGGGCAATAACTAGTTGCACCACGTTCGAAGCCCGCTCCGCGTTTGTGTGGAGGGCCCGGAGTCGGGCGTTGAATATGAGACCTGATCAAGAGACGAGGCTCCTTTTCCCGGTCGATTCCAGGTCCAGATTCAATCCGAAAATACCACCAGGGTATTTCGGGAATGCGGTCGTGATGACGTCCTCTGTTTGTGCTGCAGGGGAGCTAGTGGAGAATCCGTTATCGTTTGCCGTGGGAATAGTCAAAGAAGCAGTTAAGTTGGTTACGTACGATTATATGAGATCCGCGATCGACTATACTGAGGTGAATAGAGGGCGGCCTTCGTTGACCGGGACTCTTATGATCGCGGTTTGGTTTAGGCTATCTTTTCACACAATGGATTTCGGGTGGGGGGGGCCGATCTTTATGTGCCCCACGACATTGCCGGAGAAGGAAGTGATTATGTTTCTGCCTCacgggagagagaggaaaagcaTCAATGTGCTTGTGGGATTGCCTGCTCCTGCAATGGAATCATTTCAAGAGCTTATGCAGTTCTAA
- the LOC131309668 gene encoding uncharacterized protein LOC131309668 — protein sequence MALRLLGRKLMIVKSQELGFCFSNSYRTAVPAVRKLPLKKPAWGLRDSRIKSWPLLLKENRRLEGENCRLKEESQQDTERSKRMEEELEDVRRDIQEYEEALQKDEEMDKNRENAIEDFLERVQENMRTKLKDDASDTINDLMERVRWLEQKILGDLQHDIQNERDRCKSLEIKLEEALQKIEQMNKEQYNSRMYVPNTIKELIENVRRLEQGYGRD from the exons ATGGCTCTGCGTTTACTCGGGAGGAAGCTGATGATAGTGAAGTCGCAAGAACTAGGGTTTTGTTTCAGTAACAGCTATCGCACAGCCGTTCCGGCCgttcgg AAACTCCCACTAAAAAAGCCTGCTTGGGGATTGCGTGACAGTAGAATCAAAAGCTGGCCCCTCCTCTTG AAAGAGAACCGTCGGTTGGAGGGAGAGAACTGCCGGTTGAAGGAAGAGAGTCAACAAGATACAGAAAG GTCCAAGCGAATGGAAGAAGAGCTTGAAGATGTGCGGCGTGATATACAAGAG TACGAGGAGGCATTACAAAAGGATGAGGAGATGGATAAGAATCGGGAGAATGCAATTGAAGATTTCTTAGAGAGAGTGCAGGAAAATATGAGAACCAAGTTAAAG gatgaTGCATCAGATACAATCAATGACTTGATGGAAAGGGTGAGGTGGTTGGAACAAAAGATTTTAGGAGATTTACAGCATGATATACAGAATGAAAGAGATAGGTGCAAGTCACTAGAAATCAAG CTCGAGGAGGCATTACAAAAGATTGAGCAAATGAACAAGGAGCAATATAATTCAAG gATGTACGTACCAAATACCATTAAAGAGTTGATTGAAAATGTGAGGCGGTTGGAGCAAGGTTATGGAAGAGATTGA